GAGGTGACCGCGTGAGCGCCGTGCCCGGGCAGAAGCCGGCCGGCGGGCCGCCGAAGGCCGGCCCGCCGGGGGGCGGCGCCGACGGGCGGATGCCGAACCGGCTGCCGCCGGCCGGGCGGCGCCCCGGCCAGGGGCCGCCGTGGATGGGCGCCGCGATGCCGGCGGAGAAGTCGATGAACTTCGGCCCGTCCGCCCGGCGGCTGCTGCGCCGCCTCCGGCCGCACCGGCTGCAACTGGCCGCGATCATCACCCTGGCGGTGGGCAGCGTCGCGGCGAGTGTGATCGGCCCGAAGATCCTCGGCCACGCCACCGACCTCATCTTCAGCGGGGTGATCGGCCGCCAGATCCCCGCGGGCCTCACCGCCGAGCAGGCGGTGGCCGCGGCCCGGGCGGCCGGCAACGACACCTACGCCGACATGCTGGCCCGGATGGACGTGGTGCCCGGGGGGGGCATCGACTTCACCGCGCTGGGCCGCACCCTCACCCTGGCGCTCGGGCTCTACCTCTGTGCCAGCCTGCTGATGTGGTGGCAGGGCTGGCTGCTCAACGGGGTGGTGCAGCGGACCGTGCTGCGGCTGCGCGACGAGGTGGAGGCGAAGCTCAACCGGCTGCCGCTGCCCTACTTCGACCGGCAGCCCCGGGGCGAGCTGCTCAGTCGGGTCACCAACGACATCGACAACATCTCGCAGACCCTGTCGCAGACGCTGAGCCAACTGCTCTCCGCGCTGCTGACCGTGGTCGGCGTACTGGCCATGATGTTCTGGATCTCGCCGCTGCTGGCCCTGGTCGCCCTGGTGGCGGTGCCCCTGTCGGTGATCGTCACCCAGCAGATCGCGAAGCGGTCGCAGCGCCGGTTCATCGCCCAGTGGCGGCACACCGGTGAGCTGAACGGCCTGATCGAGGAGGCGTACACCGGCCACGAACTGGTCAAGGTCTTCGGCCGGCAGCGGGAGGTGGAGGCCGCCTTCGCGGCCAAGAACGACGAGCTGTTCCGGGCCAGCTTCGGGGCCCAGTTCATCTCCGGGATCATCATGCCGGCGATGATGTTCGTCGGGAACCTCAGCTACGTCGCGATCGCCGTGGTCGGCGGGCTGCGGGTGGCCTCCGGGTCGATGAGCCTCGGCGACGTGCAGGCGTTCATCCAGTACTCGCGGCAGTTCACTCAGCCGCTCACCCAGGTCGCCTCGATGGCGAACCTGCTCCAGTCCGGGGTGGCCTCCGCCGAGCGGGTCTTCGAGGTGCTCGACGCCGAGGAGCAGGCCCCGGACCGGCCCGCGCCGCCGCGGGTCACCGGCCGGGTCGAGTTCGACCACGTCTCGTTCCGGTACGACCCGGACAAGCCGCTGATCGACGACCTGTCGCTGCTCGCCGAACCCGGGCACACGGTGGCCATCGTCGGGCCGACCGGCGCCGGCAAGACCACCCTGGTCAACCTGATCATGCGGTTCTACGAGCTGGACGCCGGGCGGATCACCCTCGACGGGGTGGACATCACCAGCATGCCCCGCGAGGAGCTGCGCGGCCGGATCGGCATGGTGCTCCAGGACACCTGGCTCTTCGGCGGCACCATCCGGGACAACATCGCGTACGGGCGGCCGAACGCCACCGAGGAGGAGATCCTCGCGGCGGCCCGGGCCACCTTCGTGGACCGGTTCGTCCGCAGCCTCCCCAACGGGTACGACACCGTGATCGACGAGGAGGGCAGCAACGTCAGCGCCGGCGAGAAGCAGCTCATCACCATCGCCCGGGCATTCCTCGCCGAGCCGTCCCTGCTGATCCTCGACGAGGCGACCAGCTCGGTGGACACCCGGACCGAGGTGCTGCTCCAGCGGGCCATGGCGGCGCTGCGCTCGGACCGGACCAGCTTCGTCATCGCGCACCGGCTCTCCACGATCCGCGACGCCGACCTGATCCTGATGATGGACCAGGGCCGGATCGTGGAGCAGGGCACGCACGACCAGCTCCTCGCCGCCGACGGGGCGTACGCCCGGCTGTACCGGTCGCAGTTCCGGGGCGCGGCGGTCGACGAGGAGGCTCCCGCGCCGCTGGCGGCGGCCGGACCGCCCGGGAAGCCGGCCGCCGGACCGCCCGGCAGGCCAGCGGCCGCACCGGCGGGGCGCTGACGTGCACGTCAGGAGCGGCCCGGCACCGGCTCCCCGCCCCAACGGTGGGGGGCCGGTGCCGTTGGACGGCGCCGGGGGCGGGGATCCGGCCAGGATCCCTGCGGGTCGACGGTCAGGCCGGCCGGAGCAGGTCGGCCGAGCGGGCGGCCACCACGGCGCCGATCAGCCCCAGCGCGTCGGCCGCCGGCATCGGGTCGAGCCCGCGCCCGTCGCGCAGGCGCAGGGAGATCGATCCGTCCGCCGCCTCCCGGGGGCCGACCACCCCGACGTACGGCACCTTGCGGCGGGCCGCGTCGCGGATCCGGGCACCCAACGAGCCGGCGAGGTCGACCTCGGCCCGCAGCCCGGCCGCCTCGGCCCGGCGGGCCAGCTCGACGGCGGCGTCCGCCTGGCCGTCGTCCACCGGGAGGAGCACCAGCTGCACCGGGGCGTACCAGGCGGGGAAGGCGCCCGCGTGCACCTCGATCAGGTAGGCGAAGAGCCGTTCCATGCTGCCGACCAGGCTGCGGTGCACCATCACCGGCCGCTTCCGGCTCCCATCCGCGTCGGTGTACGACAGGTCGAACCGCTCCGGCTTGTCGAAGTCGAGCTGGATGGTGGAGATGGTCGACTCCCGACCGGCCGGGTCGACGATCTGGATGTCGATCTTCGGGCCGTAGAAGGCCGCCTCGCCGGGCCCCTCGGTGAAGTCGACCCCGTCGAGCGCCGCCCGGAGCAGGTCCTCGGCCCGCGCCCACTGGGCGTCGTCGCCGACGTACTTCTCGCCCGGCCCGCGCAGCGACAGCCGGAACCCGGCCGGCCGCACACCGAGCGCGGCGTGCGCCGCGCGGATCAGCCGGAGGATCTCGCGTACCTCGTCGCCGACCTGCTCCAGCGCGCAGAAGTTGTGCGCGTCGTTGAGCGAGATGGCGCGCACCCGGGACAGCCCGCCGAGCACCCCGGAGCGCTCCGCCCGGTACATCCCGCCGATCTCCGCGATCCGCAGCGGCAGCTCCCGGTAGGAGCGGCCGCGGGCCCGGTAGACCAGCGCGTGGTGCGGGCAGAGCGCCGGGCGCAGCACGAACTCGTCGTCGGCGCTCAGCCGCAGCGGCGGGAACATGTCGTCGGCGAAGTAGCCGAGGTGCCCGGAGAGCTCGAACAGCTCCCGTTTGCCCAGCGGCGGCGAGTAGACGTGCCGGTAGCCGGCCCGGCGCTCCAGGTCCCGCACGTACTCCTCGACGGCGTGCCGGGCGGCGGCGCCGGCCGGCAGCCAGATCGGCAGCCCGGCGCCCGCCAGCGGGTCGGAGACGAACAGCTCCAGCTCCCGGCCGAGCCTGCGGTGGTCGATCATGTCGCTCTCCTTGATCGGGTACGACCCGGAGGCGAGCTGGCCCGGAACGCCGCGAGGCCCCGGGGCGGTTCGCCCCGGGGCCTCGTCGACGGAAACGTCAGTGCGGCGCGCCGGGGATTCCCGGCGTCGTGGTCACCACCGCGCTGCGCATGCGGCGACGGTACGCGCGACGGATCGGGTCGCGCA
This sequence is a window from Micromonospora sp. NBRC 110009. Protein-coding genes within it:
- a CDS encoding ABC transporter ATP-binding protein produces the protein MPNRLPPAGRRPGQGPPWMGAAMPAEKSMNFGPSARRLLRRLRPHRLQLAAIITLAVGSVAASVIGPKILGHATDLIFSGVIGRQIPAGLTAEQAVAAARAAGNDTYADMLARMDVVPGGGIDFTALGRTLTLALGLYLCASLLMWWQGWLLNGVVQRTVLRLRDEVEAKLNRLPLPYFDRQPRGELLSRVTNDIDNISQTLSQTLSQLLSALLTVVGVLAMMFWISPLLALVALVAVPLSVIVTQQIAKRSQRRFIAQWRHTGELNGLIEEAYTGHELVKVFGRQREVEAAFAAKNDELFRASFGAQFISGIIMPAMMFVGNLSYVAIAVVGGLRVASGSMSLGDVQAFIQYSRQFTQPLTQVASMANLLQSGVASAERVFEVLDAEEQAPDRPAPPRVTGRVEFDHVSFRYDPDKPLIDDLSLLAEPGHTVAIVGPTGAGKTTLVNLIMRFYELDAGRITLDGVDITSMPREELRGRIGMVLQDTWLFGGTIRDNIAYGRPNATEEEILAAARATFVDRFVRSLPNGYDTVIDEEGSNVSAGEKQLITIARAFLAEPSLLILDEATSSVDTRTEVLLQRAMAALRSDRTSFVIAHRLSTIRDADLILMMDQGRIVEQGTHDQLLAADGAYARLYRSQFRGAAVDEEAPAPLAAAGPPGKPAAGPPGRPAAAPAGR
- the thrS gene encoding threonine--tRNA ligase: MIDHRRLGRELELFVSDPLAGAGLPIWLPAGAAARHAVEEYVRDLERRAGYRHVYSPPLGKRELFELSGHLGYFADDMFPPLRLSADDEFVLRPALCPHHALVYRARGRSYRELPLRIAEIGGMYRAERSGVLGGLSRVRAISLNDAHNFCALEQVGDEVREILRLIRAAHAALGVRPAGFRLSLRGPGEKYVGDDAQWARAEDLLRAALDGVDFTEGPGEAAFYGPKIDIQIVDPAGRESTISTIQLDFDKPERFDLSYTDADGSRKRPVMVHRSLVGSMERLFAYLIEVHAGAFPAWYAPVQLVLLPVDDGQADAAVELARRAEAAGLRAEVDLAGSLGARIRDAARRKVPYVGVVGPREAADGSISLRLRDGRGLDPMPAADALGLIGAVVAARSADLLRPA